CTGGCTTTTGAACCTCCTCAACTTTATCTGGCTGTGGGAGATCGGTTTCTGCCACCTCTGATTTTACACCTACCACCTGCTCAGGGACTGAAACAGGCTCCTTCTTGACCTGAGGTCCGGCTTTGAAGTGGACAAACGCAGAAGCCACCGCGTCTTCTTCGAGGTCTGCGTCACCATTGTTGTCTTCGTCATCGTCATCGACAGGTGTGGTCAAAAGGGAATCGGCGAACTCCTGCAGCCTGGCCTGCTCCTCCCTTAGACGAGCCATGTCCTCTGTCAGGACCGGGTcctctttctccagctcctggACCTCCACAGGCTTCAGGGGGGCAGATTTGTCAGCATCCTCTGAGCCAGGGACATCACAGAAGTCAGAGCTGCCGAAGACGTTTAATGGGACGATTGAGTTAGTTCGGCGAACTTCTTTGATCTTGGCATAGAGGATTTTCCTCTCATCCTGCAGGACATGACACAGCTTCTCCAGCTTATGAATCTTCAGGACAAACAGTTCGtactctctgcctttctctgttctctggaATACAAGAACAAGGGATGGAGAAAATGAGAAGTGAAGAAAGTGGGATATGATGAGAATGAAATCTGAAAAGtacattatttattcagtatTCGCCTCTCAAATGTGGTATTGTTGTAATTTTCTGATCCTCAGACATTGAACGTCCCCAACAACCACATGTCATGTCATTTAGACACTCATTAGCAACTGGCctttttaagagaaaaaaagcttagagaaatcaggactggggtatttactgaagtgaaacttgaaaatgtcatgagcttgtgttaaccacagaacAGTATCcaaaaatccatttaaaaaaaacccatagacCCCTGGGATGAAGGAACCGAAAGTCTGAAAATGCTAACCACTTTCAAAGTTTTAGGGCTCATTCCTGTGGCACTCTATTTGGAATGAACAATTCTGAAAAGATAGTAGAAATTAGGAATAACGTTGCTAGTTTgaataattttaaattaatttcaaaggattttaatcactttgttgttttgttgtattttggtTCCAGACTGTCTTCAGCTGAGTAGTTATTTCAGTCTGTTGCTCGTTCAGACTAATAAGTTCAGTTCCGTACAAAACTAACCTATACAAGCAATGTTTATAAAGGTAACAGCTCAGCAGTCTGCAACACAGTTATCAGATTACGATGGTTGCTAGGGACAAAACTCCTGAACGCTCAAGAGAAAGTTCAGACCGACAAGGGAACATCATCAACATACCTCTTCAATCATGTCAGTCAAAGCCTTGTTGCAGTTTTCAAACCTTGTCTTCCACAGGTTCGACTCTTTCTCCACTTTCTTCATCTTGGCTGACATCTAAAAAGGAAAGAGTTTAAAAAAGGTCAGACAATCGTGGTGGCGGGacttgaaaaacacaaaagttcAAAATGATATTCTAAGATTGTAGAAAACTCAAGACATGTAACTAAATGAAACACACAAGCACTTTTCCATATTTTGGTGTGTTAAGtttagtgttgtgttgtgtgatgaTGATTCCACAAAACTAGTTCCATCAATAACCATTTATTCTCTGAGGCAcctaaaagtcttttttttttaccacaataAAGGCTCATATACTGATTAATTATGTTCACCACCTACATTATCCATCTCCTTTTTAAAGCGGACGTAGATTTCATTGCTTTTGGCCAGTGTCGCCTGAAACTCATCGAACTTCTGGGCATAGAGGGTCAGCTGTGGACAGATGAAAAGATAGGTCAGTCACACTGAGACAACATGAGAATCATATTCAAAtcaggttctttttttttttttttttttaagtacagcAAATGTTCAATCTTTTGAATAACAGCCATCAAATGTGTGAATTTAGAGCAATTAACTGAGTAAACTCTGAGCTATTCAACAATAAATCAGTTTAGTTACAGTTTCATGGCAACATGGAAgcttgcatttgcattttttttatagtgCATCCTATTCCTGTATCCTTGAGGCTGACCAGGAACAAAAGACCAGAAAAATCACTGAAGTTCACTATGATCATTCTACAGACCTAAACTGACTCATTATAATGTtatacttaatttttttttctctaaatatGGGGAAACATGGGGAATTAGATAATGACCAGGCTTCTAAGTGATGAATTACAAGTTGCATCAGCCATTAATTATGAGCCGTACACACTGCTGGAGGCTATTAATCATTCATACATGCATGTCTTTACATTCAGTATGACAAATGAGGGAGACCAACTTAATGCTCATTTCAAACCCTTGACATGTTAAAATTGAAACAGAGGAAAGTCTTGATGGTTCAGTCAATTCTTGTTTCTACATGAACCATTATCTCAATTTTCAAGACCAAATATTTTGGTTCACATTACTTCCTGCAAAAACCCTTTTTACATCACAGGCTTGTCATGGTTCTTTAAATCGCAGAACCACAAAGTTTTTATCTGAACTTTTTTTATCAAGTAGCCTCAGCATGAAAGAACACTTCAGTCCTAATGTGTTGTTCGTATGGAAGCTGGGAAAGGCCATActcgcaaatatttttttatcctgtAATCTCAAGATGACAGAGCTTTATTTTCTCGAGATAACAGGATAACAAACCTTTGCAttggagcatttttttttatcccattatctcaagataatgggataaaaacatatttacaattATGGCCTTTCTTGGCTTCTGCAGTTTTGCgtttatgcattttatttatttttttttggtgggactcacatttaatttatttatgcaaaTAGGTTTATGCAAATAGGTCGGACTTCCACTATTACTGATCAGAAAACTGCATGAAGTTTGGTTTTTGGTGGACAGTAGAGATAAGGACAGTTTATTTAAACAacttttttaatctgtgtggAGTTCTACATTGATTTTTCTTGTTGATTTTACTAGAACTTAATTCCTGGCAGTGTGGGAATGTGAATCTATAGAGTATATTCAAAATCAGATAACTAAATACATCAAATAAGTgcaattttaaattttaaagtttaaaattttGAGATGTATACGTCTTTCTGCAAGACGTATAGTAACCTGACCTTCTGCTGCCAGGTGTGTGCTACCTGTCCTCATGGTCAGTATGATAATTTGGTCAGTGAATATTCACCTGCGCCTGCATGACAGTCCCCTGCTCTCTGAGTGTCTGAGCCTGCAGTTTCCACTCAGCAGCCTGAATCAGTAACTGGTTAgaagagaacagacagagacacattaCAGATGGTTCTTTACCTTCTTCTTCATGGTCAGCTCCTGCTCCTTCATAGCGaagcatttctttgttttgtcaatAGCCTCCCTAAGCAActacagtgacagagacaaTAGACAGTCAATCTGAGTGGCCGTGATACATTGGGTGTTACTGTTAATGTGTTAtgagaaaataatacaaataatatttAACATGGATGAAGAAACTTTAATTCTAATTCTTACAAGCTTCACAGTCAGTTCAGAATAAGGCACATGCAGAATATGTGAAAAGAATACAGTTGAATAACTGACAATtaataataacgataataatCAATGTGAATGATAGTAAATGTTCACTGCTACATTAAAGCAGTAATAGCACACGATATTCCTCGATTACATCGTCAGTTTATCAAAAACATGTGttatttcattataaagcaggtgtaggttctatatgtgaaagtatcaaatcgctcagtccacagagaaatgcacacagactgtattcagaaactgagccttaaaaccagccgtcgggacttctggaactttgtgatgtcacaataaaacagtaactgctctcagccatgccccaagccccgcccacccagacccactatccagccttgcaggatttggtttctctgagtgttttacctgaaatctgtcaTAGTTTTATTctatcactcagaaaacagtgaaccaatcagaaaagagacccttctcttctgattggctcactaaCCTGTTGTTAtgagagctccagagagaagcctgagagaggagatgtaaaactaccttcagatggtttttggttctcaaaaccacaaaaatatcttcttatggatcgacagttaaattaaaacactagaaaactgtaaaatatgggacctttaaaaactCGTCATCATGTTTGGATGATAACAGTGTGCACTGAAACGTAGAGGATATAAGACTGCTGTTGtcactgaattattattattattataagtgaCTGTCTGAATGAGATGTCTGGATGTTTTCAGTGGAcatctcagtttgtttttactcacatattccttctctctcttgtgtttctCCTCGGCCTCAGCCAGCAGAGCGTTGGCCTGCTGCAGTTTGGCttcagtcagtttgtgttgcAGGTCGCGGTGCTTGTTGATCTTCTCCAAACTCTGCAGAAAGATGTCTTTATTGTATAATCTAtcattaagttttaaaaaattaaatgatttgtttggtttggttttgtccAATTAAAGACCAAAACCCAAAGCTATTCAGTTGATATAGTATAACTATATCCAGTGTACAGTATACAATATATTCATTACTTTTGCAatactttacattttatatttacaatgtATTGTAAAAGTTGTGTATAGTTTAAAGACTTATTTGCCATATTGTACAGTAACCACtattaatttgttaattaatatatataaatataacataacatcATTTTACCTTACTTGAGTAGAAACCCACaagttgttcttattaatgaCCTGTTATGATCTGTAAAACTCCATtatgttgacctttgaccttaccTCCTCCCTCAGCTCACACTGGTTCATGAGGCTCTCCAGTTTGTCGGTCAGGTTGGCGTTTTCACTGCACAGCTTGTCGTTCCGGGTGCTGTGCTGCTCGATCTGAGCCTGGATTTCTGTCAGCGTCTTCTGGAAGTGGCTGGTgatctccttcctcttctcctcatcctccctgcAGCGCTGGAGGGTCTCCTCCTATATATTAGAATCAGTGTCTTATGTTTCTTATAGCTGCTGCCAACACCTATCATTAGTCTGTTGGTCCTCTGCACATACCCTCAGTGTGCTGTAGTGAGACTGCAGCTCCCAGCACAGACTCTCCAGTTTGCTGCGAGCTGCGACGCTGCTGCGACGCTCggcctgcagctgctgcctgtcCTCCAGCAGGACGGACAACTTCTGCTGCAGAACACACAGCTTCTTCTCATCACAGCACCGCAGGGCcgcctgcacaaacacacacacacacacacacacacacacacacacacacacacagacacggaaGGTGACAGGTTTGTTTCCGCTGTGTTATGGCGATAATCACTATATATGACAAGATTATTAGTATCTGAAACTACATGTGTGGGTATAgaaccttttccaactcatagCCCACTTGAAAATCACATCACAATACGGAGACCATACcctctcagagcactttttattttaataataacaatcaaataatcaggactgaactgaaaccaaGAGAAGCcaattctttctttcctttttgatCCTTCCTATTACAAAGCAGCTATCCATTTTCATCCTCCAGTTTTGGATGTAATGTTTTAGCGAACAAGTTTTAAGATGCTGTCCGGCCAGCGATGACATAACAGTTCGTATCATTGGTTTATCACATTGATAGGCCttaatacaggaaaaaaaaaacaatgaaaggaatTTTAAGACAATTTCGCTTTCAAACAATTAAACACATTAGttacatacatattttttataaatacatGTTTGCATCAAAACTCtactgttttgcaaataatTTGTCAGACCTCTTGTGATACCTTTGTGGCCCACAGTTTGGGGACCACTGTGTTGGGAGTCAAACACTTTTTATAAAACTTAATACATATCATAGTGAGGAACAAGATTGATTCTCACCAGCTCAGCATATTTCCTCATCACATCTTCCAGTTTCAGGTTCTTCAGACTCTGCATGACAAGAGAGACGTctgtagagaaagagagagagagtggaagtcataaaaaatgacatagtgaCAGATAATTTCTTGTAATACCTTGTGTCATTCCTTACTCtgtaatatatgtaataatataagTCAGTATTATTATATAGGCTATTTATTTTTTTCGGTTTTCActccatacagtctaaaggtctctgtccatgtgttgtttgattataaagcaggtctaggttttatattaatactgtgaaagtaccaaagcctcagtccacagagaacaCTTTGCATTTTCCGGTCTCACCTGTCTCCGTGGTAACTGTGACGTCATCTTTTgcctcctccttcatcttctccatctctgcctctaCCACACTCTGATACATTCAAAACAATACACAACTTTATTTGCATTTACACTCCCATACATCAACAGCAGCTAGAAAACTATGGAGCAACAGTTTGGTGTGAACGCTGGTTCTTGACCCACCTGTTTGTCCAGGAGGCTGGCTGCTGAGCCGTGGGTGCTGAGGATGTCCTCCAGCCGTCTGCTGAACTCCAGCATGgggtcacagaggtcagaggaggagcCGCGGGCAGCAGGCCTCGCCGCCTCGCCTTCTGTGTTCTCGTTGTTCAAGGAAGCCACGTCAGGCTGGGGGGGCACCAGCACCTTTGCTGTTTTCACCGACGTCTCCATCCTCAGTGTTCTGGAAATAATGAAGAGAGGGATTTATAACGTCTTTTCCTTCACAATTCTGACTGAGATTTAATCTGCTTTTACCGAAGCTTGGGTCCATTCGTTTGGGTTGGTTCAACTCTGAGTCAAAGAATCTCTGCAGATTCAAGAGGGTTGGCTGTGATAGATCACAGCATGTCTGCCATGTAATTAAAAGGACATGGATTCAAATGTAGGAACAGACTAAGCCTCTAAACTCCTGTGGTGCTGCAGGCATCCCAGCAGCCTCTCTGATTTTATGCACACAGCTTCTGTGGATGGATGTCAGCTCTGTCATGCTCAACAAAAAATCTGGTTTGACAGTAAAGTGTTCATTTGCCGCAAACAATGTGATGACTGTAACTTTATTCACAACCTTCATGGATAATTACACGGTTGCTTTTGGTATTTCTGAATCTGAAGAAAGAGAAGCTTTTTGTCTagcaaatctgtgtgtgtgtgtgtgtgtgtgtgtgtgtgtgtgtgtgtgtgtctgttcctgTGGAATATATTCAGTCTGTCCAGTAGCTGTTTATCCTCACAGCTCTGTTGCAATGGCGGCTGCCACCGTTATCTGTCGAGTTAAAATTAGCCATATGAGCCAGCAaacccccactctctctctctctctctctcacacacacacacacacacacacacacacacacacacacacacacacacacacacacacacacacacacacttcagacaCACTTCAGACAACACCTGTTGTGGTCTTGTCTATTCTGAGAGCATCCAAATATGGTAGAACTGCCTGTTacagacgcagacacacacacacacacacacacacacacacacacacacacatactatacaTAACATGGGACATTGTGTTTATGTAACTTCAGCTACTTTGTCCCTTTATCTGCTGTCATATCACACACCACCCCTTGCTGTACAACCCCATACCCTACTAGGCTCCACCCACAGTGGTATCACAGTCCCGCCCCCTGGATTTCAAGCTGTTGACCACATCAACATAAACAACTCATGCTAATATTTTTACTCGATGAGTATATAAAATCCAAATGTGTGTCCAAACCCTGAAGCATAACAACAGACTTTGGACAAAATCATGGAAACAACCTGATGTTTGAAGTCACCAAATCACAATcgcaaaaacaaataaaagtaaagtaaaataagtTTCATCCAGTTTATCTAAttagaataaaaactaaattaatataGAAATACTGATGCTAAAAAAGTTGTGACAGTCACCAGTTTTGGATCACTGTTGTCTGCTAAAACGTAATGTTTGTAACTCCAAGAATTTATCTTCCTATCCTTCAAATTAGGTTTTACATAGATATTTcatatctactgtatttttCCACTCTCCATGTCCATACTTTCCAATGTAACAACATGTGGTCAGGTTGAGCTGAAATAAATGACACAGCTAAACAACAACGAGGATTCATGACTGGTGAAGGTGGAATCAAGTGAAACAAAGATTGTTATTATTTCTAAAACCAGAAAGTTAATGAGTTTTACACCAAGATGGAGATGACTCACAAATGAGGCCAAAAAGTGAACAATCGATATATCTAACTGAAGCAAGGACAGtgataaaatgaacacaaacattaaaattttacaaaaattcataaaattaaaatccTCACACACGTAACACTTTGAGTTTAACCACGTCTTGACTCAGTTTTAGTGTCATTTTTGTAtaaatttttttctgtcaactTCCTGCCATAAGCAACTATACACAGTACCatcaagtgtaaaaaaaattagtattcaaatcaaattattttaataatgatttttattcgCAGTGCATCTGAAAGCCTTGGAATCTTAGGACACAGTGACAAGGCAGGATATTTAAAGACTTACAGGCACTGACAGTGACAAAGCATCTTATTGTGCCATGGCGGCCATGATGGAAACCttccatgtgtttttatattgagTGTTAGAACATTAATATcaaacagtgaaacaaatgAGTACATTAGCATATCAGTATCCACAAAAACCTACTAGAAGGTCAATTCAGtgcctgaaaaatgaaaaaaagtttcccACCCCCCCTAAACCCGTTGACTAAAGGAAATGAGCCgaagcacagagacagaaaaaagtgaCACCTCTGCAGATACAGTTttacaaacatgaaaagaaacacttcagtaaaacatttcagagagaggagagaatgaaaTTAGTCTTACCAGGATCAGTGGAGtaaaggagaggaggtgaagaagagacagagcaaggcagaggaaggaaagaggaggaggaggaagaggaggaggaggaggagggtcatGCTGACGGGACAAACGACAGCTGACCCCCAAAATAACCTGAGAGGCTCAGTTCACACTCAGAGCTCAGGGCcatgagggtgtgtgtgtgtgtttgtattcatACAAGAGTGTGCGGTCTGACCTGGCTCACATTcccaaatacaaaaaaacctCAATACATACAGTTTGTGGTTGACGGTGACTGACTGATATCAACAGATCACTGATCACTTTACCAGGTGATGACATTTCTGCTTCTATAAACTGTTTTGGGCCATCTGTTCTGTTTTATGGACCAATCTAAAAGAAAACAGCTACACAAGTTAAATCAAGGAATAAGAAAGgagcaaatatatatttatgttacaccaaaaaaatatattatgttatatgtttttctctggaTGCTTTCACCTGCTCAGGCTTCTAAATATCATCCAGATCAAAAAATTGTAAGAAAGAGGAAACACTCTAGGTCGGTGGTAGATATCGTCTCATTTCAAAGTGAATTGAAAATTCACTGAATAGAAACATCATGGAATTATAACCTAAGATAATTTGCAGCACTTTTCCTTAGATTGCCTTCTTAGATTGCcgtcttttgttttattgtcactATGGTTAAGTctttttttgaataaaaatgaataaaatgtgattgTCACTTTTTAAACTCCCAACACAGGTCTTCATTTGATTAAATATCAGCAGATTATGGAGGGAAATGTACTACAGGCAGTCAAGAATATGAGAGCTAACAGAAGCTGGTTTCTATAACAGTTTATAATTTTCTGATAAAAATCCATACGTGAACAACAAAATCACGATTTTGGGAAGATGGTCACTCTGGGCTTCAATAGCCACATTttcaaaaagattttattttattaaaacaatgcTTGAAGCTTTGGTGTTGTCTCTATGGAAGTCCTGAGAGGCAagtgaaatatatatacatataactttttttttgctaggATCATTTTTCTCAGTTGGTGAACGGGGTCAACTTTGATTTCAGCAGCTGACCTACAGTCAGCGGAGTTTCTGTACACAGGAGAGACCTCTCAGACCTTCATGCGACACAATGACACTGAGGAACCAGAACAGATCCAGAACCCAGGATACAGAGGTTCGGTGAATgtggtgttgaaggtgtggaGACAGTCGGGTGTGTCCGAGGAGacgctgtagaaggacagagtgCCGGCAGgacagtccacatacactgcCACTCtgtgagacacagaggaggaggtggtgatAGGTTCCACACTGTTATCGTGACAGACAGAGtaactatcatcatcatcagagcagATCAGACTCCAGGACTGATCATTTCTTCCAAACAAACAGTCATCACTGTCTCCTTTCCTTCTGATTCCTCTGTAACTCACTGATATATGAACCTCTCCTCTCCATtcgacctcccagtaacagcgaTCGGTCAGACCATTActacacagcagctgaggccaGTGGTCAAATCTGTCTGGATGATCACGATATGACTGATTCTCTTTCACACATGTCACCTCCTTTTCAGAAAGCTTCAGGTTTCCATTTACTGTGTTTGGGTCCATCTCTAGTTCACAggaatctgatggagagaaaaagaatttAAAGATCACTGgaagactgaaaaacacacaatcagtgATATCgacaacaacattaacaaacaacGTTTTCTTATTAGGTTTCTATCTGTCAGCCTATTTTCCATTTCCAACTTATCTATAGTGGCCCTGAGAGCCGAACACAcagcaacttaagaaaacacatgaaaatagacaaaacacaaactaattcAGACATCTTCATTAGTTAGACAACACATatgctgcaaatactcaagcaaatacagaaatgtgctgcaaatagCACAGGCAACAGTGGCTGGGATCCATTTGATGTTTGAGCTTAAAGGTTTTGTAAAAGATCATCACTGCAGCTAGATGTCGCAatagaccaccagcatctcagaccaaaacataTGCTTCATCAGCCACACCTCCAGCCTCCGCTTATGAAGCCAGAGCAGTATTGACTCCAAggttggactgggaaagaaattcagcagGGAATGCAGTGGAACAAATGACACTGAAGGAGCGTGTAAAGACACTGATAGAGCTcgtaaagacactgatggagccttCAAAGACACTAATGAAGCttgaaaaacttaaaaactttctggatgttttgacagtcaACAGGCCAACCAGGATTTGAGCTTGTATCCCCCATGGTCACTCCCCCTGTGCTCcaatctttttctctgtctgaggTTTTACATAAAAAGATTTGATTTATTCGAGGGTTTAACACTGGGGACTCAAACACAGGAACATCCCACTTACTCagacaaagaagagagaagCTTGGAGTGggtgtgacacattttacaccATTACTCCTTGATATACATAGAAAATAGATTAAATAGAAAATTGtgctatattattgtttattattgttgttattgtttgtttctcGTTTACAGAGCCTTTAAGAGCAGCACCTGTGATTTTCTATAAAATCACAGTCAAAAAACCAGAAGAAACAAATTAAGCTTTCTGTTggctacagaaaaaaaaatcattagttCTGTTGGATaactgttttcagtttgtcgTGTTTGGGGATTTTAAATTGATTGATAgaatcatcaacatcaacatctttaaaaccacaatgacaaaaaaagaagtcCTGAATGAAACTCTGGAAAAAATTCATCTTTGTACTTCAgtcaagaaaatgtaaaactctTGTGTAACATGTGAAGTTTTGTTCCCATGAGTCAAACTCACACTTCTTCATATCACGTCTCAGTGTCTGTGGTCCACCATGGTCCATcctgaaagaaaaatcaaagtcTGAATTAAGTTCAACCACCTTCACTCGTATCCACCATGAAACACGACGCAGAGCTCATCAGTtggtcagagagacagagaaacagtgagagCTGCTGTTCTCTACATACCTGAGAGTGTCCAGTCTCCAGTGTGgatcctccagtccagcagacagcagcttcactcctgagtcTCCTGGGTGATTGAAGgtcaggtccagctctctcagatgggaggggttggagctgagagctgaggccagagaagaacagccttTCTCTGTGACCAGACAGCCTGAAAgcctgaacaaacacacaaatgcttGATTTCAGGTCAATTACAATGGATTCACTTGTGATACATTATTAGAGTGAAATCTTCACCTGAGAGTTTCCAGTTTACACTGTTGACTCTTCAGTCcaacagacagcagcttcactcctaAATCCTGCAGGTCATTGTGactcaggtccagctctctgAGACTTGAAGACTGTGAGCTGATaactgaggacagagcttcacagcttctctctgagaggttacagccACTCAGTCTGAAGAGGAATC
The window above is part of the Seriola aureovittata isolate HTS-2021-v1 ecotype China chromosome 19, ASM2101889v1, whole genome shotgun sequence genome. Proteins encoded here:
- the txlnba gene encoding beta-taxilin isoform X2, whose product is METSVKTAKVLVPPQPDVASLNNENTEGEAARPAARGSSSDLCDPMLEFSRRLEDILSTHGSAASLLDKQSVVEAEMEKMKEEAKDDVTVTTETDVSLVMQSLKNLKLEDVMRKYAELAALRCCDEKKLCVLQQKLSVLLEDRQQLQAERRSSVAARSKLESLCWELQSHYSTLREETLQRCREDEEKRKEITSHFQKTLTEIQAQIEQHSTRNDKLCSENANLTDKLESLMNQCELREESLEKINKHRDLQHKLTEAKLQQANALLAEAEEKHKREKEYLLIQAAEWKLQAQTLREQGTVMQAQLTLYAQKFDEFQATLAKSNEIYVRFKKEMDNMSAKMKKVEKESNLWKTRFENCNKALTDMIEERTEKGREYELFVLKIHKLEKLCHVLQDERKILYAKIKEVRRTNSIVPLNVFGSSDFCDVPGSEDADKSAPLKPVEVQELEKEDPVLTEDMARLREEQARLQEFADSLLTTPVDDDDEDNNGDADLEEDAVASAFVHFKAGPQVKKEPVSVPEQVVGVKSEVAETDLPQPDKVEEVQKPEAPKTEEKTSEMIPADPQPEAVKVQTQAEVKEVQQVKAEGGIQQLPSEQEPTPKAEKVEIDPPTEILKEPSEVKPVVPAEDEKFKQQQQQPAEPVQASEEAPETSAPPSENTPKTAEPSNADSLKKQAPKKKKKKGGKNSS
- the txlnba gene encoding alpha-taxilin isoform X1, which gives rise to METSVKTAKVLVPPQPDVASLNNENTEGEAARPAARGSSSDLCDPMLEFSRRLEDILSTHGSAASLLDKQSVVEAEMEKMKEEAKDDVTVTTETDVSLVMQSLKNLKLEDVMRKYAELAALRCCDEKKLCVLQQKLSVLLEDRQQLQAERRSSVAARSKLESLCWELQSHYSTLREETLQRCREDEEKRKEITSHFQKTLTEIQAQIEQHSTRNDKLCSENANLTDKLESLMNQCELREESLEKINKHRDLQHKLTEAKLQQANALLAEAEEKHKREKEYLLREAIDKTKKCFAMKEQELTMKKKLTLYAQKFDEFQATLAKSNEIYVRFKKEMDNMSAKMKKVEKESNLWKTRFENCNKALTDMIEERTEKGREYELFVLKIHKLEKLCHVLQDERKILYAKIKEVRRTNSIVPLNVFGSSDFCDVPGSEDADKSAPLKPVEVQELEKEDPVLTEDMARLREEQARLQEFADSLLTTPVDDDDEDNNGDADLEEDAVASAFVHFKAGPQVKKEPVSVPEQVVGVKSEVAETDLPQPDKVEEVQKPEAPKTEEKTSEMIPADPQPEAVKVQTQAEVKEVQQVKAEGGIQQLPSEQEPTPKAEKVEIDPPTEILKEPSEVKPVVPAEDEKFKQQQQQPAEPVQASEEAPETSAPPSENTPKTAEPSNADSLKKQAPKKKKKKGGKNSS